A region from the Actinoplanes sp. OR16 genome encodes:
- a CDS encoding MerR family transcriptional regulator: MWTMEELVERAHAALSAEYPGAPNGRVRDLPDRRSIRWYATIGLVDRPIGTRGRTALYGPRHLLQLVAIKRRQAAGQTLAEIQAELAGASDELLAEASRVPAELLETGDAPESGGPSPDASPRPPFWKQTPAAEIRVAPAGLATVEPGAFHSPDPDPLLTGFPLGGGVILLVPDPPAGLHRDEIAAAARPLLELLASRGLTNGRNA, from the coding sequence ATGTGGACGATGGAAGAGTTGGTCGAGCGGGCTCACGCGGCGCTGTCCGCTGAGTACCCGGGCGCACCCAACGGGCGCGTCCGCGATCTGCCCGACCGCAGGTCCATCCGGTGGTATGCGACCATCGGGCTCGTCGACCGCCCGATCGGCACACGCGGGCGCACCGCTCTCTACGGCCCCCGCCACCTGCTGCAGCTGGTCGCGATCAAGCGCCGGCAGGCGGCCGGGCAGACGCTCGCCGAGATCCAGGCCGAGCTGGCCGGCGCCTCCGACGAGCTCCTCGCCGAGGCCTCCCGGGTGCCCGCCGAGCTGCTGGAGACCGGGGACGCGCCGGAGAGTGGCGGGCCCTCGCCGGATGCGTCGCCCCGGCCGCCGTTCTGGAAACAGACACCGGCCGCCGAGATCCGCGTGGCCCCGGCCGGCCTGGCCACCGTCGAGCCCGGCGCCTTCCACTCACCGGATCCCGACCCGCTGCTCACCGGCTTCCCTCTCGGCGGCGGCGTGATCCTGCTGGTCCCCGATCCGCCTGCCGGCCTCCACCGCGACGAGATCGCGGCGGCCGCCCGACCCCTGCTCGAACTGCTCGCGTCCCGTGGGCTGACCAATGGGAGGAACGCATGA
- a CDS encoding DUF2000 domain-containing protein, whose product MTAPLRFATKIAVLLRDDLPMWQRLNVTAFVVSGLGSVEPEVVGEPYADADGVGYLPMFRQPVMVFEGGKEMLVAAHERAVARDVRVAVFTADLFVTGNDADNRAAVRAVGTGRLDLVGLAVYGPRVAVDKIFKGAAMHP is encoded by the coding sequence ATGACTGCTCCGCTTCGTTTCGCTACAAAGATCGCTGTTCTGCTCCGGGATGACCTGCCGATGTGGCAGCGACTCAACGTCACCGCGTTCGTGGTGAGCGGGCTCGGGAGCGTGGAGCCCGAGGTGGTGGGGGAACCGTACGCCGACGCGGACGGGGTCGGCTATCTGCCGATGTTCCGGCAGCCGGTGATGGTGTTCGAGGGCGGCAAGGAGATGCTGGTCGCGGCACATGAGCGGGCGGTAGCGCGGGACGTCCGGGTCGCTGTCTTCACGGCTGATCTGTTCGTGACCGGAAATGACGCCGACAACCGGGCTGCCGTGCGAGCCGTCGGGACGGGACGGCTGGATCTCGTGGGATTGGCCGTCTACGGGCCCCGGGTGGCGGTCGACAAGATCTTCAAGGGCGCGGCCATGCATCCCTGA
- the chvE gene encoding multiple monosaccharide ABC transporter substrate-binding protein, with translation MSKNFRVLAAVTMAATLAAASGCSSTRDEDSSSSGSSSSNLIGIAMPTKSLERWNNDGTYLDGLLKKAGYETSLQYADNKVDQQITQIQNMINQNPKVLVIASIDGTALGPVLDKAAQQNIKIIAYDRLINSTKNVDYYATFDNYQVGKLQGEFIVDKLGLKDGKGPFNLEPFSGSSDDNNAKFFFSGAWDVLKPYVDSKKLVIPSGKKLASNDDWKNVSIDGWTSQKAQAEMDNRLNSYYTGGKKVDVVLSPNDSLALGIEQSLESQGYKPGTDWPIITGQDADLANVKNILADKQSMTVWKDTRTLGEQVSKMVDQIVKGETVETNDTTTYNNGVKVVPSYLLAPVVVTKDDVKTKLVDSGFYTADKLGL, from the coding sequence GTGTCCAAGAACTTCCGGGTCCTCGCGGCGGTCACCATGGCCGCGACTCTGGCCGCGGCGTCGGGTTGCAGCAGCACTCGCGACGAGGACAGCTCCAGCTCGGGAAGCAGCTCGAGCAACCTGATCGGCATCGCGATGCCGACCAAGAGCCTCGAGCGCTGGAACAACGACGGCACGTACCTTGACGGCCTGCTCAAGAAGGCCGGCTACGAGACCTCGCTGCAGTACGCGGACAACAAGGTCGACCAGCAGATCACCCAGATCCAGAACATGATCAACCAGAACCCGAAGGTTCTGGTCATCGCCTCGATCGACGGCACCGCCCTCGGCCCGGTCCTGGACAAGGCCGCGCAGCAGAACATCAAGATCATCGCGTACGACCGCCTGATCAACTCGACGAAGAACGTCGACTACTACGCGACCTTCGACAACTACCAGGTCGGCAAGCTCCAGGGCGAGTTCATCGTCGACAAGCTGGGCCTCAAGGACGGCAAGGGCCCGTTCAACCTGGAGCCCTTCTCCGGCTCCTCGGACGACAACAACGCCAAGTTCTTCTTCTCCGGCGCGTGGGACGTCCTCAAGCCGTACGTGGACAGCAAGAAGCTGGTCATCCCGTCCGGCAAGAAGCTGGCGTCGAACGACGACTGGAAGAACGTGTCGATCGACGGCTGGACCTCGCAGAAGGCCCAGGCCGAGATGGACAACCGCCTGAACTCGTACTACACGGGCGGCAAGAAGGTCGACGTCGTGCTGTCCCCGAACGACTCGCTGGCGCTGGGCATCGAGCAGTCGCTCGAGTCGCAGGGCTACAAGCCGGGCACCGACTGGCCGATCATCACCGGTCAGGACGCCGACCTGGCGAACGTCAAGAACATCCTGGCCGACAAGCAGTCGATGACGGTCTGGAAGGACACCCGCACCCTGGGTGAGCAGGTCTCGAAGATGGTCGACCAGATCGTCAAGGGCGAGACCGTCGAGACGAACGACACCACCACCTACAACAACGGTGTCAAGGTCGTTCCGTCGTACCTCCTCGCGCCGGTCGTCGTCACCAAGGACGACGTGAAGACGAAGCTCGTCGACTCCGGCTTCTACACCGCCGACAAGCTCGGCCTGTAG
- the mmsB gene encoding multiple monosaccharide ABC transporter permease: protein MSASTTLAQPTAQPEPSKKNDSGSLKAYLGQNIGQYGILIALVVIVALFQILTDGKLLYPNNVAALIQQNAYVFILTIGMVMIIVAGHIDLSVGSVVAFIGGISALLITDHNVPWLLAVVISVLIGGVVGAWQGFWVAYVGIPAFIVTLGGQLIFRGLAIVLVGTTVAGLPTGFTEIAGGSLPNALGFLADLDGLTVLIGVLAIAGLLASQIRTRYELVKNDLRTEPFAAFIGKMVLFVAAIGYITYLLAKSAGGTPIVLIIVGALILIYSFVMNNTIFGRHIYAMGGNLPAAMLSGVKTKRVNFMLFVNMGLLAGIAAIVTTSRAGAAVAAAGSNFELDAIAAAFIGGTAVQGGVGKITGAILGALIMGVLNMGLSIMNVDPAWQQTIKGLVLIAAVAFDFLNKRRSK, encoded by the coding sequence GTGAGCGCTTCCACCACGCTGGCGCAGCCGACGGCACAGCCGGAGCCCAGCAAGAAGAACGACAGCGGATCGCTGAAGGCCTACCTCGGCCAGAACATCGGGCAGTACGGCATCCTGATCGCGCTCGTCGTGATCGTCGCGCTGTTCCAGATCCTGACCGACGGCAAGCTGCTGTACCCGAACAACGTCGCCGCTCTGATCCAGCAGAACGCGTACGTCTTCATCCTGACCATCGGCATGGTCATGATCATCGTGGCCGGCCACATCGACCTCTCGGTCGGTTCGGTGGTGGCCTTCATCGGCGGCATCAGCGCCCTGCTGATCACCGACCATAACGTGCCGTGGCTGCTCGCCGTGGTCATCTCGGTGCTGATCGGTGGCGTCGTCGGCGCCTGGCAGGGCTTCTGGGTCGCGTACGTCGGCATCCCCGCCTTCATCGTCACGCTCGGCGGCCAGCTCATCTTCCGCGGTCTGGCGATCGTCCTCGTCGGCACCACGGTGGCCGGCCTGCCGACCGGCTTCACCGAGATCGCCGGCGGCTCGCTGCCGAACGCGCTCGGCTTCCTCGCCGACCTCGACGGCCTCACCGTCCTGATCGGTGTCCTGGCGATCGCCGGCCTGCTGGCCAGCCAGATCCGCACCCGCTACGAGCTGGTCAAGAACGACCTGCGCACCGAGCCGTTCGCGGCCTTCATCGGCAAGATGGTGCTCTTCGTCGCGGCGATCGGCTACATCACCTACCTGCTCGCCAAGAGCGCCGGTGGCACCCCGATCGTGCTGATCATCGTCGGCGCCCTGATCCTGATCTACTCGTTCGTCATGAACAACACGATCTTCGGCCGGCACATCTACGCGATGGGCGGCAACCTGCCCGCCGCGATGCTCAGCGGTGTGAAGACCAAGCGTGTCAACTTCATGCTCTTCGTGAACATGGGTCTGCTCGCCGGTATCGCCGCCATCGTCACCACCTCCCGGGCCGGCGCCGCCGTCGCCGCGGCCGGCAGCAACTTCGAGCTCGACGCGATCGCCGCCGCCTTCATCGGTGGCACCGCCGTCCAGGGCGGCGTCGGCAAGATCACGGGCGCCATCCTCGGCGCGCTCATCATGGGCGTGCTCAACATGGGCCTCTCGATCATGAACGTCGACCCGGCCTGGCAGCAGACGATCAAGGGCCTGGTCCTGATCGCGGCCGTCGCCTTCGACTTCCTGAACAAGCGGCGTTCGAAGTAA
- a CDS encoding AraC family transcriptional regulator — translation MPQSSDTPPHQVLYDLDVSRSDGMRIEAWRPPIDGVVEVLHARFGEHGYPMHAHDAWTVLLVDDGAVRYDLDRHERGAYGDLVTLLPPKVPHNGVSAGPHGFRKRVLYLEPALLPDRLIGASVDTPAIADSRLHRLISTVHRVLRTEEEAAAESLLALAVDSLRTHLGDPAPPAPPARDAAHDLRDLLEEHIVDGLPLTTAAAELHFAPAHLVRSFRGEFGMTPHQYLISRRVDLARRLILSGHPLPQVATNAGFYDQPHLIRHFKRILGVTPSRFTRR, via the coding sequence ATGCCGCAATCGTCAGACACCCCGCCCCACCAGGTCTTGTACGATCTTGACGTGTCCCGGTCGGATGGCATGCGGATCGAGGCGTGGCGGCCGCCGATCGACGGCGTCGTCGAGGTGCTGCACGCACGATTCGGTGAGCACGGCTATCCGATGCACGCCCACGACGCCTGGACGGTCCTGCTCGTCGACGACGGCGCGGTCCGCTACGACCTGGACCGGCACGAGCGCGGCGCCTACGGCGACCTGGTCACGCTCCTGCCGCCCAAGGTCCCGCACAACGGCGTCTCGGCCGGCCCGCACGGTTTCCGCAAACGCGTCCTCTACCTCGAGCCCGCCCTGCTGCCCGACCGCCTGATCGGCGCCTCGGTGGACACCCCCGCGATCGCCGACAGCCGGCTGCACCGCCTGATCTCCACGGTCCATCGCGTCCTGCGTACCGAGGAGGAAGCCGCCGCCGAGTCCCTCCTGGCCCTGGCCGTGGACAGCCTCCGCACCCACCTGGGCGACCCCGCTCCGCCGGCGCCACCCGCCCGCGACGCCGCCCACGACCTGCGCGACCTGCTGGAGGAGCACATCGTCGACGGCCTCCCGCTGACCACCGCCGCGGCCGAACTCCACTTCGCCCCGGCCCACCTGGTCCGCTCGTTCCGCGGCGAGTTCGGCATGACCCCGCACCAATACCTGATCTCCCGCCGGGTGGACCTGGCCCGCCGCCTGATCCTTTCCGGCCACCCACTACCTCAGGTGGCGACGAACGCCGGCTTCTACGACCAGCCCCACCTGATCCGCCACTTCAAGCGGATCCTCGGCGTCACCCCGAGCCGTTTCACCCGCCGCTAG
- a CDS encoding VIT domain-containing protein, whose translation MIISVNPMGAAELDRLREQPDAGLGTLRTDRGNLPLDVVDVRASISGLLVRTELTTEFVNAHDTALEATYVFPLPDRAAVTGMTMTAADRTVTAELQERGAAREHYDQAIAAGQRASIAEEERPDVFTMRVGNILPGERVTVRLRLVGPLPYEDGAATFRFPLVVAPRYIPGAPVPGPSAGDGQHPDTDAVPDASRISPPVLLPGFPNPLKLSVGVDIDPAGLRLGDVRSSLHTVTDQDGTLRINPGERADRDFVLRLAYAPGGQSAVAVPDEDGTDEDSADKDSAGEDGTGGTYQLVVLPPETTTPPRPKDVVLLLDRSGSMGGWKMVAARRAAARVIDTLTSADRFAVLTFDHHVERPEGLGEGLSEASDRNRYRAVEHLARADARGGTEILSPLTAGLALLSDSTGRDRVLVLVTDGQVGNEDQIVREVRPLIGSTRVHTVGIDRAVNAGFLGRLAALGAGRSELVESEDRLDEAMEHIHRRIGAPVVTGLDVTGDGFTVVEGSRSPARLPGLYPGVPLVITGRFTGVPGGTLSVTGRTRDDQDFRTDVAVQQRSEPAVTSVWARARLRDLEDAYAAGDDDLEQEIVSTSLRFGVLCRFTAFVAVDQRVVTDGGTTKRVTQPVELPSGWEMPVAAPIAPAFMAGGASPFAAPDSLAVMPAGGAPMPPAPPAPSPGPRPSVPGSPPFNPVRAKAAGGGHGGGGPVGGGRGASAPSPRGFVSPMAARAPRGGAQSFEDTRTTLAELRELAAVEAARLREAETAGLPAADRRDLLDDLASRLEVLTTAVATDEVDALHELVTFIGGDATLEEKWETALRVLDGFGGKSGEEVPPRKPFWKR comes from the coding sequence ATGATCATTTCAGTGAACCCGATGGGCGCGGCCGAGCTGGACCGGCTCCGGGAGCAGCCTGACGCGGGCCTCGGCACGCTGCGGACCGACCGCGGCAACCTGCCGCTCGACGTCGTCGACGTCCGTGCCTCGATCAGCGGTCTGCTCGTGCGGACCGAGCTGACCACCGAGTTCGTCAACGCGCACGACACCGCCCTCGAGGCGACCTATGTCTTCCCGCTGCCCGACCGCGCGGCCGTCACCGGCATGACGATGACCGCCGCCGACCGCACCGTCACCGCCGAGTTGCAGGAGCGCGGCGCCGCCCGTGAGCACTACGACCAGGCCATCGCCGCCGGCCAGCGTGCCTCGATCGCCGAGGAGGAGCGGCCCGACGTCTTCACCATGCGGGTCGGCAACATCCTGCCCGGCGAGCGGGTGACGGTCCGGCTGCGGCTGGTCGGCCCGCTGCCCTACGAGGACGGCGCGGCCACGTTCCGGTTCCCGCTCGTGGTGGCGCCGCGCTACATCCCGGGCGCCCCGGTTCCCGGACCGTCCGCCGGCGACGGCCAGCACCCGGACACCGACGCCGTGCCCGACGCCTCGCGCATCTCGCCGCCGGTGCTGCTGCCCGGTTTCCCCAACCCGTTGAAGCTGTCCGTCGGCGTCGACATCGACCCGGCCGGTCTGCGGCTCGGCGACGTGCGGTCCAGCCTGCACACCGTCACCGACCAGGACGGCACGCTGCGGATCAATCCGGGTGAGCGCGCCGACCGTGACTTCGTGCTCCGCCTCGCCTACGCGCCCGGTGGCCAGTCCGCCGTGGCCGTCCCCGATGAGGACGGCACCGATGAGGACAGCGCCGATAAGGACAGCGCCGGCGAGGACGGCACCGGGGGCACCTACCAGCTCGTGGTCCTCCCGCCGGAGACCACGACCCCGCCCCGGCCGAAAGACGTGGTGCTGCTGCTCGACCGTTCCGGCAGCATGGGCGGCTGGAAGATGGTGGCCGCCCGCCGCGCCGCCGCCCGGGTCATCGACACGCTCACCAGTGCCGACCGTTTCGCCGTGCTGACCTTCGACCACCACGTCGAGCGTCCGGAGGGCCTCGGCGAGGGGCTGTCCGAGGCGTCCGACCGTAATAGGTACCGCGCCGTCGAGCACCTGGCCCGCGCCGACGCCCGCGGCGGCACCGAGATCCTCTCTCCACTGACCGCCGGCCTGGCGCTGCTCTCCGACAGCACCGGCCGCGACCGGGTCCTGGTGCTGGTCACCGACGGCCAGGTCGGCAACGAGGATCAGATCGTGCGGGAGGTCCGCCCGCTGATCGGGTCGACACGCGTGCACACCGTCGGTATCGACCGGGCCGTCAACGCCGGATTCCTGGGCCGCCTCGCCGCGCTCGGCGCGGGCCGTTCCGAGCTGGTGGAGAGCGAGGACCGGCTCGACGAGGCGATGGAGCACATCCACCGGCGCATCGGCGCGCCCGTCGTCACCGGGCTGGACGTCACCGGCGACGGTTTCACGGTCGTCGAGGGCAGCCGCAGTCCGGCCCGGCTTCCGGGTCTCTACCCCGGTGTGCCCCTGGTGATCACGGGCCGGTTCACCGGCGTACCGGGCGGCACCCTGTCGGTGACCGGCCGCACCCGAGACGATCAGGACTTCCGCACCGATGTCGCGGTCCAGCAGCGCTCCGAGCCCGCGGTCACCTCGGTCTGGGCGCGGGCGCGGCTGCGCGACCTCGAAGACGCGTATGCGGCAGGCGACGACGACCTGGAACAGGAGATCGTCAGCACGTCGCTGCGGTTCGGGGTGCTGTGCCGCTTCACCGCCTTCGTGGCCGTCGACCAGCGGGTGGTGACCGACGGCGGCACCACCAAGCGGGTCACTCAGCCGGTCGAGCTGCCGTCGGGCTGGGAGATGCCGGTCGCCGCGCCGATCGCGCCCGCCTTCATGGCCGGTGGGGCGTCGCCGTTCGCCGCCCCGGATTCGCTGGCGGTGATGCCCGCGGGCGGTGCACCGATGCCGCCTGCTCCCCCGGCGCCGTCGCCCGGTCCGCGGCCGTCGGTTCCGGGCAGCCCGCCGTTCAACCCGGTCCGCGCCAAGGCCGCCGGTGGGGGGCACGGCGGCGGTGGGCCCGTCGGCGGTGGGCGTGGCGCTTCGGCTCCTTCACCCCGTGGCTTCGTGTCGCCGATGGCAGCGCGTGCCCCGCGAGGCGGCGCTCAGTCCTTCGAGGACACCAGGACGACCCTCGCCGAGCTCCGCGAGCTGGCCGCCGTCGAAGCCGCTCGTCTCCGTGAGGCGGAGACGGCCGGTCTGCCGGCTGCCGACCGCCGCGACCTGCTCGACGACCTGGCCAGCCGCCTGGAGGTCCTGACCACCGCCGTCGCCACCGACGAGGTGGACGCCCTCCACGAGCTGGTGACCTTCATCGGCGGCGACGCCACTCTGGAGGAGAAGTGGGAGACGGCGCTGCGAGTGCTCGACGGCTTCGGCGGAAAGTCCGGTGAGGAGGTGCCGCCGCGCAAACCGTTCTGGAAGCGCTGA
- a CDS encoding ROK family protein, whose amino-acid sequence MKAVNPRAAHLGLAMRCVAEQAGAISRAGISAATGLNRSTASSLIDELLAGGLVRELGATTRSQRAGRPGTALGLRDDGPAGLGIDVNVDYTAVCVVDLTGAVRYKHVVSEDQRGLGTREVLDRIARLARGAQNAAEASGLVLCGSAVAIPGIVDRRTASVTLAPNLGWHDLDVTEVLPADVHGERALLDNEANFAALSEEDLIRSGQSYLYVSGQIGVGAGIVLDGRLYRGSHGWSGEIGHLTIDRDGPECPCGRQGCLERYAGHEAILRAAGITSGAGTTLGPGTNLGVSPTADLIAERARSGDACTLAALTKAGQTLGFALAGCLNLLDVGTIVLGGIYRDLAPWIGPEIQRELSTQFVGARWVSPEVRPSAFGAEAPALGAARSVVRDIINDPVRWLARP is encoded by the coding sequence ATGAAGGCCGTCAATCCACGAGCCGCCCACCTCGGCCTGGCCATGCGTTGCGTCGCCGAGCAGGCCGGGGCGATCTCCCGCGCCGGCATCTCCGCGGCCACCGGCCTGAACCGGTCGACCGCCTCCTCGCTGATCGACGAACTGCTGGCCGGAGGCCTGGTCCGCGAGCTCGGCGCGACCACCCGCAGCCAGCGGGCGGGACGTCCGGGCACCGCTCTCGGCCTGCGCGACGACGGCCCGGCCGGGCTCGGCATCGACGTCAACGTCGACTACACCGCGGTCTGCGTCGTCGACCTGACCGGTGCGGTCCGCTACAAGCACGTGGTCTCCGAGGACCAGCGTGGCCTGGGCACCCGCGAGGTCCTCGACCGCATCGCCCGGCTGGCCCGCGGCGCGCAGAACGCGGCGGAGGCGTCCGGCCTGGTCCTCTGCGGCAGCGCGGTCGCGATCCCCGGCATCGTCGACCGGCGCACCGCCAGCGTCACCCTCGCTCCGAACCTCGGCTGGCACGATCTCGACGTCACCGAGGTGCTCCCGGCCGATGTGCACGGCGAGCGCGCCCTCCTCGACAACGAGGCCAACTTCGCGGCGCTCTCCGAGGAGGACCTGATCCGTTCCGGTCAGAGCTACCTCTATGTCAGCGGCCAGATCGGCGTCGGCGCCGGCATCGTGCTCGACGGCCGGCTCTACCGCGGCTCGCACGGCTGGAGCGGCGAGATCGGCCACCTCACGATCGACCGCGATGGACCGGAATGCCCCTGCGGCCGGCAGGGCTGCCTCGAACGCTACGCCGGGCACGAGGCGATCCTGCGCGCCGCCGGCATCACGTCGGGCGCCGGAACCACGCTGGGCCCCGGAACCAACCTGGGCGTCAGCCCCACCGCGGACCTCATAGCGGAACGCGCCCGTTCCGGCGACGCCTGCACCCTCGCCGCGCTGACCAAAGCCGGTCAGACCCTCGGCTTCGCCCTGGCCGGCTGCCTCAACCTGCTCGACGTCGGCACGATCGTCCTGGGCGGCATCTACCGCGACCTCGCCCCGTGGATCGGCCCCGAGATCCAGCGCGAACTCAGCACCCAGTTCGTCGGCGCGCGCTGGGTCAGCCCCGAGGTCCGCCCGTCGGCCTTCGGCGCCGAGGCCCCCGCACTCGGAGCAGCACGCTCCGTGGTCCGCGACATCATCAACGACCCGGTCCGCTGGCTCGCCCGCCCGTAA
- a CDS encoding RICIN domain-containing protein codes for MGSVGEDGGDSRDPLLVRPFVLQDDEPHDDAPSAATWPADPKHEVPTQVLPALTGAPRETSRPRGRRPHRPALLIGAGVVAILAVAGWTIVRPALRPAVSASLPDRALPVVTGPAITAPSASAPEQSDPAGGNGDDDAGGQRTESAEKTQPTPTATATTRPATPSAATTSAAATKTATAPAELIPPSPLVDLQGALISGNGLCLDLEGGSAGDGQDVHVDDCNGSSPQRWRLNDDRTLEVLDMCAYIVGSGAVELTRCDTRTTAQWSLNSENGQVTNAANGLCLTDPYFGARPGKQVVIARCTGMNNQRWSFS; via the coding sequence GTGGGTTCTGTAGGCGAGGACGGCGGCGACAGCAGGGATCCGCTGCTGGTTCGTCCGTTCGTTCTCCAGGACGACGAGCCGCACGACGACGCCCCGTCCGCCGCGACCTGGCCGGCCGACCCGAAGCACGAGGTCCCGACGCAGGTGCTTCCGGCGCTGACCGGCGCCCCGCGGGAGACGTCCCGGCCCCGCGGCCGTCGTCCTCACCGCCCGGCCCTGCTGATCGGAGCAGGGGTCGTGGCGATCCTGGCCGTCGCGGGCTGGACCATCGTGCGTCCCGCGCTGCGCCCCGCGGTGTCGGCCTCGCTGCCGGACCGGGCGCTGCCGGTGGTGACCGGACCGGCCATCACGGCTCCCTCGGCGAGCGCCCCGGAGCAGAGCGATCCGGCCGGCGGGAACGGCGACGACGATGCCGGGGGCCAGCGGACCGAGAGCGCCGAGAAGACGCAGCCGACCCCGACCGCCACCGCCACGACCCGGCCGGCCACCCCGTCAGCGGCCACGACGAGCGCCGCGGCGACGAAGACTGCGACGGCTCCGGCCGAGCTGATTCCGCCGTCCCCGCTCGTCGATCTTCAAGGCGCCCTGATCAGCGGCAACGGCCTCTGCCTCGACCTCGAAGGCGGCTCCGCGGGTGACGGTCAGGACGTGCACGTCGACGACTGCAACGGCAGCAGCCCGCAGCGCTGGCGGCTGAACGACGACCGCACCCTGGAAGTTCTCGACATGTGCGCCTACATCGTCGGCAGCGGCGCCGTCGAACTCACCCGGTGCGACACCCGTACCACCGCTCAGTGGTCCCTGAACAGTGAGAACGGCCAGGTGACGAACGCCGCGAACGGCCTGTGCCTGACCGATCCCTACTTCGGCGCCCGCCCCGGCAAACAGGTCGTCATCGCCCGCTGCACCGGCATGAACAACCAGCGCTGGTCCTTCAGCTGA
- the mmsA gene encoding multiple monosaccharide ABC transporter ATP-binding protein has translation MANDDKTPILEMRGITKTFPGVKALSDVTLSVARGEVHAICGENGAGKSTLMKVLSGVYPFGTYEGDIVFEGEVGRFKTVRDSEDLGIVIIHQELALSPYLSIAENIFLGNERAKGGVINWAQTNKQAAELLARVGLDEAPDTKIMDIGVGKQQLVEIAKALSKKVKLLILDEPTAALNDEDSAHLIDLLRHLRDQGITSIIISHKLNEIAAIADSTTIIRDGQSIETLDMHGAEPVTEDRIIRGMVGRDLAHRYPDHTPKIGDEVLRIENWTVHHPNDPSRVVVDAANLDVRAGEIVGIAGLMGAGRTELAMSVFGRSYGTNISGKVFLHGKEISVKTVDAAIEHGLAYATEDRKHFGLNLIEDIKRNTTSANLKRISKFGVVDGAQEVTWAEKFRKDMKTKANSVDAIVGKLSGGNQQKVVLSKWLFTEPEVLILDEPTRGIDVGAKFEIYEIINKLADSGKAVIVISSELPELLGICDRIYAMSQGRVTGQIPRAEATQENLMRYMTQEKSGAKR, from the coding sequence ATGGCCAACGACGACAAGACCCCGATCCTGGAGATGAGGGGCATCACCAAGACCTTCCCGGGCGTCAAGGCGCTCTCGGATGTCACGCTGAGCGTGGCCCGCGGGGAGGTTCACGCCATTTGTGGCGAGAACGGCGCTGGGAAGTCGACGCTGATGAAGGTTCTCAGCGGCGTCTACCCCTTCGGCACCTACGAGGGCGACATCGTCTTCGAGGGCGAGGTCGGCCGGTTCAAGACGGTGCGTGACTCCGAGGACCTCGGCATCGTCATCATTCACCAGGAGCTGGCGCTCAGCCCGTACCTCTCGATCGCCGAGAACATCTTCCTCGGCAACGAGCGGGCCAAGGGTGGCGTCATCAACTGGGCGCAGACCAACAAGCAGGCGGCCGAGCTGCTCGCCCGCGTCGGCCTCGACGAGGCCCCGGACACCAAGATCATGGACATCGGTGTCGGCAAGCAGCAGCTCGTGGAGATCGCCAAGGCGCTCTCCAAGAAGGTGAAGCTGCTGATCCTCGACGAGCCCACCGCGGCGCTCAACGACGAGGACAGCGCGCACCTGATCGACCTGCTCCGGCACCTGCGTGACCAGGGCATCACGTCGATCATCATCTCGCACAAGCTGAACGAGATCGCCGCGATCGCCGACAGCACGACGATCATCCGCGACGGTCAGAGCATCGAGACCCTCGACATGCACGGGGCCGAGCCGGTCACCGAGGACCGCATCATCCGCGGCATGGTCGGCCGCGACCTGGCCCACCGGTACCCGGACCACACGCCGAAGATCGGCGACGAGGTCCTGCGGATCGAGAACTGGACCGTGCACCACCCGAACGACCCCTCCCGTGTCGTCGTCGACGCCGCCAACCTGGACGTCCGTGCCGGTGAGATCGTCGGCATCGCCGGCCTCATGGGCGCCGGCCGTACCGAACTCGCGATGAGCGTCTTCGGCCGCAGCTACGGCACCAACATCTCCGGCAAGGTCTTCCTGCACGGCAAGGAGATCTCGGTCAAGACGGTCGACGCCGCGATCGAGCACGGTCTCGCGTACGCGACCGAGGACCGGAAGCACTTCGGCCTGAACCTCATCGAGGACATCAAGCGCAACACCACCTCGGCCAACCTCAAGCGGATCTCCAAGTTCGGCGTCGTCGACGGCGCGCAGGAGGTCACCTGGGCCGAGAAGTTCCGCAAGGACATGAAGACCAAGGCGAACAGCGTCGACGCGATCGTCGGCAAGCTGTCCGGCGGCAACCAGCAGAAGGTCGTCCTCAGCAAGTGGCTCTTCACCGAGCCCGAGGTGCTGATCCTCGACGAGCCCACTCGCGGTATCGACGTCGGCGCCAAATTCGAGATCTACGAGATCATCAACAAGCTTGCCGACTCCGGCAAGGCGGTCATCGTGATCTCCTCCGAGCTGCCTGAGCTGCTCGGTATCTGTGACCGGATCTACGCGATGAGCCAGGGTCGAGTCACCGGACAGATCCCCCGCGCTGAGGCCACCCAGGAGAACCTCATGCGTTACATGACCCAGGAGAAGAGCGGAGCAAAGCGGTGA